A single region of the Palaemon carinicauda isolate YSFRI2023 chromosome 17, ASM3689809v2, whole genome shotgun sequence genome encodes:
- the LOC137656358 gene encoding uncharacterized protein, whose translation MVTRLRCVRLNRQQIKRQALAFVEMLISILHVDDDSHNEDCEVNQDALGHMRSVRPQLPLREDTFVLSTNRIFSGSTMSKQEVRSSTLVFLSLLLLLLVTISKAKPQENLKEFHKIVFPADIDGDKERAEVITPPCFCKPCEFVLRQRPCTCKEVFGCDLAARIGPPVPGGSLDAVA comes from the exons ATGGTCACGAGATTGCGATGTGTTCGCCTTAACCGACAGCAGATTAAGCGTCAAGCCCTTGCCTTTGTTGAAATGCTGATTTCGATCCTACATGTTGATGATGATTCACACAATGAAGATTGTGAAGTGAATCAAG ACGCCCTTGGTCACATGAGATCAGTACGTCCACAACTTCCTTTGAGAGAGGACACGTTTGTTCTTTCCACAAACAG AATTTTCTCTGGATCGACCATGTCTAAGCAAGAGGTCCGTAGCTCGACCTTGGTCTTCCTGTCTCTGTTGCTGCTTCTGCTGGTGACGATTTCTAAAGCCAAACCGCAAGAAAATTTGAAGGAATTTCACAAAATCGTATTCCCCGCGGACATAGATGGAG ATAAAGAACGCGCAGAGGTCATCACGCCTCCCTGCTTCTGCAAACCTTGCGAATTCGTACTCAGACAGCGGCCCTGTACTTGCAAGGAGGTCTTTGGGTGTGACCTGGCCGCCAGAATTGGCCCTCCTGTTCCTGGGGGCTCACTCGATGCCGTGGCGTAG